Below is a window of Drosophila nasuta strain 15112-1781.00 chromosome X, ASM2355853v1, whole genome shotgun sequence DNA.
TTTagttttttcctctttttttagtgtgtgtgtgtgtgttgattatTGGCTTacgttgtagttgtagttgtagttgttgttgtagtgctGCCAGGCCAATTCCATTCGCATTTCTTATGGCTTCTTGCGCTTGGCAAACATCTGTGACCATCAGAATCAAACATTGGTCGTCTTGGGCACCGCACCTGTCTCGGCTGCCTTCTTCTGGCGCTGCAATCGATCCTCCTCCACCTGCTGCTCGAGATGCACCTGCACCTGCAACTGATTCTCCTGCTCCTCGTTATCCTCATAGTCGTGGGCCAATGTCTCGCTGCGCTGCAGACGCCGCTTGTTATTCGAAGCACCACCGCTGGGCACTGGGACACAAATGTTGAACTCATCCTCCACCGACTCAATGTAATCCATTTCGATCTCATCAATGCCGCCGGATgaggcggctgctgctgcggccgctgctgctgcagctgcagcacttgTCGAGGGTCCATCGCCGCCGGCAAACGATGTCGATGTGGAGGCGTTGACACAACGTTTTCCATTCTTGCGACCAGCGGGCACATCGTGCAACGCCAGTTTCTCCATACGCAGTTCGCTGAGTGTGTGGGAGGCGTTCGCTGTGGTGCCATTGTAGCCGGGACGCTGCGTCTCATCCACATGGACGAGCACAAAGGGCAGCTTCAGCGACAGTTCGCCACCCATGCCGCTAAGCGTGAGCTTCACCTTCACATAGTATGAGACATAGATGGCAAATACATTGCGATCATCCACAAATCCCGCACCAACATTGCCAGCAGtcgatgcagcagcagcagcagcagtagcagcggAAGCGGCAGCTCCACTTGCAGCATTGCCAGAGCCGCCAACACTTCCAGCCGATTGTGGCATCTGGGGCAAGGCCATGGCTGGACTGGCCAGCGGATGACCGGCAAGCAGTTGGGCAGCCTGCATGACAAAGTTCGGCGAGCGTATGGCCGATGCGGCAATGGCACCGGTGATTTCATCAGGTTCAGTGCTGCGTTGCAGCGTATCCTCGAGTGCAATCCAGTTCTTGGTGGGGCCACGTTGCGGACGCAGCGAGATGGTGGTGTTCAAGGTGCCGCCGGGTGGCACGGTGCGATCCACCGGGGGTGAAATGGTGTCGGAATCGGCGACGACATTCTTGAATTTGCCATTGTTGAACATGCAAACATCCACGTGCTGAATGGCGCAAATCTgcaaagagtgagagagagggcgaAACTTGGTTACAACAAAACagagacagatagagagagtgagaggggggagagcgagagagagagagagagagcggctAGTGTCAGCGCCGTGGGGCAAAGCAATCAAGGTGCTGGCAGCAACTGTTATATCAATATTCACAGTGAGAAATGAATGCAGTCGACAccgaagcacacacactctgcaAATTAgacatatattttgtagtacaacaagtaattgaaatttgtttttaaaacaGCATTCTCTTAAAATAAGTtagtttcattattattagtgataagtaaattgcaaaatagataacaaaaacaacttgaAATGGAAGTACAGTGAAAACTCCTTCAGCAAATACCTCCAGAAAACGTATATTTCTCTTagtgcaaatttattttatgggGCCTgctataattttaaattttaaaacatttctttaatatattatttgaaaattcttactattaaacattaaatactaccataattaaatattcaaatattttccacTGAATAAATTTCGATCAATCagttaaattaacaaatattgccaactgccaactggcaacgATTTGATTTTCAGCAAGATGTTAGAGCTTGTTGGTCAGCAAGTGGTTAGGGCTGCTCGCTCACTACGTATTTCCATAAATTTATGATAGGTGGCAACGCTAGCTGTACTATAAATATcactttatttacaaatttgaattcCTCAACATGCTTATTTCGATAAGTATTTCAAACACAAATGCAATGTCCGGCTATAAAAATGTCGAACTACTTTACCAGTAAGTAAGGCAGATCCCTTTGTTAATCAACAGGTTTTGCACTTTCAACTTGCGGATACTCGTAAAACTTGGCGCTGCCGTCAGTCAGTTCAATTAGGTCAGGGGTTAGGTCAGTTATTGGGTGTGGCAATCAGATGAGGCAGTTGTCGAAGGGGCAAAGCTCATAAGAAAGTCATGTGAATCACTTGAAGTCGTCAGCGAGTGTCTCGAGTGtctgtgcgtgagtgtgtgtatatgtgtgtgtatgtgtgtgtgtgtgtgtgtgtgtgtgtgtgtgtgtgtatgcgtgtgtctAGGCTGAAATGATGGCAGCATTATTTGATTGCCTTGCCGCGCTTATTTCAACCTTATCGCTGGGCAAGGCAATCAAAAGTAATGCACTCAATTACGTCCATAAATGCGGACAATGGTCAGAGGACAGTGGATATTTGATTAGGGAAGGGTGCGTTTCGTGTCGTATCGTGCGTGACACGCGTTCTTCTTTCTTAAAAGTTTAttgaaaaatcaaaagtatTAAGAAATAACAAACGATGTTTGATTTTCAACTTTAACTAATAGTTAAACATTCATATTGATTTAATAGAGCAAACATATTTAGTGAATTTGTAAGTTTTCAATAGCTCAACTTAACATTTGATGGTAATTATTCTCGAaaattatttgctatttaGCTTCCATTTAAAATCCCTACATCTCTACATCAGACTTTAAATATcttgaatgaaatttgaattttttgttgtgtgtttgaaAGATGTTAACCTCAAGACAGCCGCTCATCTCTAGAAGAAAGATGGCAGCCAGACGAAAGTAGATAGCAGACAGAACAGTTGGCAGCTCTCATTTGCCAGAtggcagttgccagttggcagttgtGAGCTAGCCCCCGCAATTGATACGAcatttgttgctgcacttCACTTTCCTTTTTTTACGTCGCTCTGCTGTAGATTTCAGTTGAAATTTGGCCCATTTATGGAGGCCAAGCTCTGCCGaaatggcaatgccaatggcCCAGAGTCCAATTGATGGCAATCGAAGCATTGTGGCGACTCTTGTGACAGTCGAACGGACAcgtagagagagaaagacacgTAAAGGACACGTAAATGAGCTATGGCCCAGAAAAGGTCGCTCCGAGCAACACAAGCACATAATGGGGCGCAGAAATCAGTAATCAAAAaaggagaagaaaaaaaaaaacaccataAGTATTGACCGAAAAAGCACAAAGAGTGTGACCAGACAATGACCGCATCCAATGAAATGCAACAGTTTATAATTATTCAGACACAAAttaaagagaaaaatgaaatgaaatggttTTGTTGCGAATGCGTAATTCAATAGCAAAATagaaaagcacacacaaaggAAGAGAAAATAGGATTTGTAACTATATCCCATAAATTggcattaaataaacaaataattcgATAAGCTTTTCTATAGTATAGTGTAGTATGAAGTTTGctatatttcaattgaatttaaaatatatgcattCGCACTACTCAGACTGAAGCTATCCATTGTTGATATTCTCTTACATATAGGgtatttactatttatatataaaacattttagagATTTATGTTGACATTGgccatttatataaatatttgccaagCTTACAgtggcattaaatttgtacAGCAAACTAGAACTATTCTCTGGTGAgtcaaaaaatcaatttattgttggcaataatattaaattgtaagccaattattttgcagtttgttttgtttagaGTGCGTACTGTAGTCCATTATAATTCCTTTCTTGAGAAATGCGATTGAAACACACGAGAAAAATCTATTGCTTGCCATCTAATCAGTGGTCCTTCAATTTATTCTTGAGCTTTTGCTGCCTAGCTAcctttcactttcacttttcttcttttacttCTCATTGCGTCCGCTCATTTTGCACAATCATCAAGTTTTGCTCccaacaaaatactatatgCTAATATTTTTTTGCCTTGTCAACTTCATTAAACATTCCATTGTGAACTGTGCTTTCACTTGTGGGACttcgctctgctctgctcaaTTGACAGCAAAACGAGATACACGATGAGGTTTAAATACTCTTCACAGTTTTGCTTATTTCTACAACAATGTTTGTCAACATAATATGTGGTCAACGCTGTGCATTGCTTTTGAGTTTACAACTAAGCTTTAAGTctgcatatttttgtttagccTGCAGCGTTAATTATATTTCACCAAATAAATTGGAGAAATATGCTTGACATTATTTACACAACTATGCTTGCATTAGCAGCACTTATGAAAAAAAACCACTGTACTTCAGAAAATTAGCATGCCTTAGGCGAAAGCATATTccaaaggtttttttttgtatttgattgaATTCTAGCATTGACTTTTAGTTacgcaaatgaaatgaactgATAAATTCTGAGGCAGAGAGTGTGCGAAATATATATCATTATTCTTGCGGGAATTATTTCATGGAGGAGTCGAAGGAGAGTACAGCTAGCTAGCGAAACGATTTTGCCATTCGAGTGTTGTTCTGTTAACAGGCAacgcaactgcagcaacagcaacagcaacgacaacaacaacaacaagagctacagcttttgctgtttttacGACTCCCATTCCACACACTCATAGTATTGTGGAACTTGTTGCTGTGCAAGCCACTTTAGAGCTGGACAATTGCCCAAATTGCTCAACACACaatacatatacatgtatatatttaatatgtatttgtgcatgtgtgtgtgtgtcagcatttgacttttgacttttattgGCAACTTGAAGGCAAACTGGGCGAACACAATTTTATAAGGCCAACGGAAAAGCCAATAAAAAAATGGAACAACAAAGAAGGAGAACagcgaaagcaaaacaacaaattcagCGCAATGTGataataaaaactgaaaaacaatatacacacacacacaaacagagaaAGACGCTCACATAAATGcgcatatgtatatttaataggACACAAAGTGCACAACAGCAGTAATAGTCGCACTAGACTGCTCGACGCACAAATACCCTtcgcatatgtatgtatgtagtaaaATACGAAGCTCAATGACCTTGAGAAGAAGCACTGAAAATAACTTTGCACACTAGGTGGCGCTACTGCTGCTTTCATTATGTTGTTGACGAAAATGACGGTTTCGATAAAGTGCAAAGTTAACAACACAGCAAGTGTGTAGCTAAAATTAAAGGTTTTAACATAGTTGGAGTATGAAGTGCATGAATTATGTGTTAAATTGTGTAATTAAGACAATACCTCACATATGGGCCACACATTATTTAATACCAAATTGCACTTAGTGGCATATTTCTCTCACTTAACACATATAGTTTGAAACCAATCACAAATAATCAATATTCAGCAACATTTTTAATCTGTTCTCTCCTCGCAGTTGAGGTGATATACATaactatgtatatgtatgtctgcGGTATAGAGACTTTAAagtaatgaaattgaaataaactcATTTTGCATAATCATAGTAGGCTTATTTACGTAGAAGTCAACTACCTTTTTGCGCATAATTCCATggtataattatttgaaaaatttatagcatacttttttgggGCAATTGCATCAAATATTAAAGcccgacaacaacagcaacaacaacgagggCAGCGGGAGCGACAGTGCGAATCAAATTAAGCAACTGACCATGAATGTGCATAAGTAgcgagtgggcgtggcataaAGCATCCCACCGCAATGTGTGTGGAGTGTGGAGAAACCGGAACACCAACTGTGGTCTTAATCCGATTTATTGCAGCACGAAaccagcaaacagcagcaacagccacagcaacagcaacagcaacaacgacagccaATTGACGCGTAAATGTTAATGAGAAGCAGAACACATGACATTTaacgctttttttttgtgtactaCGAATTCCAACATGAATgagagcgagaacgagagagTGGGAAATGTGTTAAGCAGGTGgcgaaatgaaaagcaaagctTAAGCAAATAGCTAAACGCTATTGCGCTGATAGACTAATTTcatcaaagcaaataaaatccCGTCTAAGCTGCAGCAATGCCATCTTATAATAAGTCCACGCAATGTCGCATTGATTTAACTTTAAAGTTCAGCTCCTAAAATAGCATCAGtctttccatttttttagTCTAAGCTCAAGTTGTATTTTAAGAAGAGATTTATGCGAATTTTTTTAATCATTATTGAATACAAAGCGAATACAgcatattaaatgaaatgaattaacTAAATCAATATTCAAAGCAATTCACAAAGCGCAAATAAATATGTCAACTTTGTAGGAGAGTAAAAGTGAACTGTGAAGATAAGTAGCacatagatatgtatgtatgtcgaCTATATTTCACGGCAGACAAATCAATAGGATTTGAAAtgcgttttgcatttttgataACTCTATTAAGCTCAAGTCTTCCGGTGCCAACCGGCTTTTGCATtgtctgtcgctgtcgctgtcgttgtcttgtgtttttgttgaacTGTCTGCTCATCAATAAACAATGTATTGTGAAAATATTACGACAGCAATAATGTAAACAATATGGTTTTGGCATTTTCGCTCTTCTCTCCACGACGCTCGACACATTTGCGAGTGCACTCAAGCAAAATGCTTGACTCCTACTCGCCTTCTCTCCTCCTACTTTCCTCTCATCCCTCTTCGTTCTCCTCTTGGATAGAAGCTACCTTTTGTTTAGCAgtttatgcattttgcattaGCATCGAGTGAGCTGCGGCAACTTGATGTGGCATGTCATCGATATGAAGGCTTAACAAGCACAGAAACTGCACTTTTAGAACGCCCCTCAATCTCCCCCCTCCTCTTTgacactttctctctctctctctctctctcttcattgtgttgcattgcgtatacgcaatgggTGGCAACAACATCTGTCATAATAGCCCGAACACAACGTACAGGCCACAAGTCTAAGCTGAGCTGAAGCTCGCGCAAACACTCTTGCATAATGAAGCTTCTTCCATTTAtgccacatttttttttccttctttccGAGCCAATTTTCAAGCGTTTATCATTCAAGCGAAAATCTAGCAGCACAACACAatcagagaaagagagagagagagagacagagacggagacggagaaaGAGGGAGTCTGGTAAGTGGAAATGACTTGCTAGTCTTTAATCgtggcaaagagaaagagagaaaaatgtGGCAAGGAATTTCAGTCTGAAGTTCGGTTAAGTAGACGCACGCACAGTTGCCGTTAACAGAGTGCGTAGGTGTATGTGTGAGcgagtgtgggtgtgtgtgtgtgtgtgtgtgtgtgtgtgtgcagacaGATGGCAAATGTAACAATGTAAAATCGTAGCACACATTTGTGGGCAACATTTCCGAATGCCGCAGATGTGATTATAgactgtgcgtgtgtgcgtgtgtgtgtgtgggagtgtgttaGACAaaccaagcagcagcaagccTTGCTGGTGCAGAAAAAAAAGGGTTTCATCAACTGGTGATGCTGCGGGCACAATGGCAAAAACCGTTTCAAGTGCTTAATGCGTGTTTGTACGAGTGTGTGTcgtctctgtatgtgtgtgtgtctgtgtctgtgtgcgtgtatcTGTAGAGAACAACCCATGAAATGTCTAAACACAATTTTCACTTGAACTGCCATCGCCTTTTGGCAGTCGCAACTTAAGCCTTAAAACTCAAACTTGACGCCAGCTCGAACTATGTATCGTCTGCCTCTTTTCGTTTTCCTCTTCCCTTCTCCCTTCTCCCTATCTCTTTCACTTTCATACTCTGCCTGTGTCCCTACTTTCACTTTCACAGCGGCATGTCTTGGCTATTTGCAGAGCTTTCTGCCGTCGCCTTACCACTTGCCACTTGTGTGTCTGCTTTTGCGGCATTTCACTCAAGTGCCGGGCGAACGAACACACTCAAAAGATTGCACTCTAAGCGTCGGCGTCGCAcactttttgcaattttcattttggctAAAcgtcatttgcatttgtgttgtgttctctCGGTCCCCCTCTTACAACAGCCATTTAACACCAGCTGCCCTGGGGGCAGCAGAAACTTGTTGTCGAGTGGTTTCCCAGCGGGGCATTCGATTTGTCAGCGAGATTTCTTGTGCGTAGGCACAGGaaaaagcaacagaaacaacaacagcaacagcaacagtcacggcgacaacgacaacgacaacaataaagaGCTTTGTTTGTGCCCACAcagcgtatgcgtaatattcgTTTCATGGTGTTTATTAAAAGCTTAAGGCTCAATCAGCGTTCTGCACTCGACGCTCAACGCGCTGAATGGTGCCTGCAATCACAATTGAAATCATCTGCCAGTTGCTACACACCGCATTTGCGAATACTCTAACTAAATACGTGGCAAATCTGTGTGCttaaaaaagtaagaaaagcatacaaaaatttacttatttcatGAATACTTTTGGATAAATGCATCATCGCTAGGTTAACTACACGTAGTTAGCTCTCTTGTATAAcaagttaaatatataaataaatggcaataaattaaaaataatatttaactaaGTTCATGTAAAGCAATGTAAATAGAAATTGTCGAATTAAGTTAATAAAGTGcttaagtttatttaataaaatcgCAACTACAGAAATCCTCATTAGTTACTTTAATGTGCTTCTAAAagcaatttataataaataaacaaactttttGGTCTTGACATAGCTGCCTCGTgcttattcaaatattaattcaaACCGCAAAAAGTTGCAGCTTGAAGCTTCGTTGTTGTCCACGTTGTAGGGTGAACgtgtttataatatttatacgtCGCTTTGCACTTGCTCGTATCAGAATAactgatttatttatgttgttgtgtgagtgtttgtatTTACATTGCTTTTGATTGCTGAAGCAATTGTTCAGCACTGAGAGCAAAAACGTCCCAAAAAAAGGCGtggcatatgtgtgtgtgtgttattggCAATTATTGGACTTAATTCGAAAATCTGAGCAATTGACTTACAAGCATTTGCCATTAAGAGAGAGCCAACATATAACACATGCTGAGATAACAAGCTCAGGCTCAAGGACAAGCCGAGACATTAGATATCGAAtcgaatggaatggaatggaatggaatgatGTGGACTCAACTGCACTGAACCGAATTGAACTAGAATGAACTGAACTACATACACGTAGAGTAGAGTGAACTAGCAACTGGAAGCAAGTGGCCATGTTAAAGTGGCCAAAAGCAAATTGATAACAACATGTTCAAGCTCGAGAGCTGTGTTTGCAATCAAAACAACTGCCAAGAGGGTAGCATCAAAAGAAGTTTGTAGCACTAAAGTGGAAGAATAATGCAgcgctaaaaataaaaacaagtatgaaTGGGACAGTTAAGTACGCTCGaatgtgaaatacccgctatccagtgtagtattattcttaaaatatacaaatttaatttaccaatgaatactgaaatactgatatactattacattcaaaatataccgtagtatacaaaataaactaaGACCTGTCAGCAGCAGACgctttttgccaaaaatagtgaaatatacataaggctatatttggtttatcaatatactattacatttaaaatatatcacaaaatataccagatacaCAGCTAAAAAACATTGTACCATGATTTAAGAAGCCGCCACTTTATACATTGCAACAACTTTGCTTCCAACTGCCGCAATGCAGAGAACAGATTACTAACAAATACTTGTGCTCTTTGCATCAGTTTTTATTTGATGCATGTATCAGATGCCACATGTTGCAGCATTAGAAGCAGCAACACTACCAGCGAGTTTCCATCTAATTGGCTGCTGTAAACAGCTCAATGTCCATTTTTCAAGAGCCATCTCAGATGTCTAAAGTTGGCCAAAGGAGTTGAGCAGTATTAGTCAAGGGCCACAATAACGTAACGTTGAGTAACTgcaactacaacgacaacgacaacgacaacgacaactgcaactgtaactgtaactgtctAGTGCTGCGATATCCATTGCAAGTTGATTGAATGTCATAACTTTGCCGGTCAGTTGCGACCAAATGGTGCATGCAGCGtttgagtatgtgtgtgcgctttACACATAATTCATTCGCTTGCCAAAGTTTGACCATGCAACATGCAGCGCATAACGACAGCAGTTGCTTCCccactctgtctctctctctcgctctctctctctctttgcctgCTCGTAAATTATTCATAGCAGCGCCCACACAAATGCAACAGTTTGTTTGCCTGCAAGCGCAACGTTGCGTATGCATAATTTGTTACAGAAATACATACGAATGGACAAACAGACGAACAAAAATACAGATGAAGCGAATGGCAGACAGATAGAACAAGCGAAACACAAACAATGAATAATGTTGACTCAGTCTCGAGAAGTTCACcaagaaaaaataatgttttgagtggctggcaaaaatttcattttattttcgctCAATGCAAAACTGTAATAGAAATctaaatataagtatattcatttcttattttagtttatattGACATCTTCCCAAATAGCTTCAGCATTTTGGAAGCCACTCAAGGTGAAAGTCAAAGGACACAACTTTATCAGTATTAGTTATTGGATTTGTAATTGATTATAAATGAAACTGGAGATATTTCAAGTtcacaaataacaaaatgttattGATATGCTGTCTACAATCATCAGTTGACTTAAGTTGTaagtattacatttcaataattgTGGGGTTATAAATCGACTGGCTAAAATCGATGTTTCTGATAGTTTTCGATTGATTTGAAGAAAACGAACTAAAGACGCAAAATACgctctttaaaattattgaccGACAAAAATAGGCGATATcgataaatattgttaaactACAATCGAAATTATGCTTTCATATCGATAATTATTAATCGGCTAAAAATCGATAATTATATAGGTTATTTATCGATTGGTGAAAGTCTATGTTACCGGTAATCGTTTGATCTCGTTTTCGTTATGTAATATGCTATGCTATTCCTATTATTATGTATGATACTATCGATAATTATCGATCGCGTGATACCAAggttatcgatatatcaatgTTCAATAGATTTccataaaacacaaacaccatacaatttatataaatcgACCCACTGCCAATTTTGTATTAGGGCAACCCAgaagaaattttgaaacacaattaaaagaatataaattcaatttgacaGCGCAGCAACCTAAGGCATTTTGGGGTGATAATATCTTAGATGCTTGCGGATAGCATTCAGGTGGAATAATAGTGGTGGGacaccacacacatacatgcaacctacacatttacatacatgCTATGCATGTTTGTGGTGTAACAAAATGTTTGGCACTTACCCGCACTTTGCGCACCGTCTTGCGGCTATCGTTGCGTATGTTGATGGTTACGTTAACATCCTCGCCGTGTGTGTACCAACCCTTGTCGAGGCTGGCCTTTAAGCCCACACGACCGTCGTGCAGCAGAAACGGTTTATCCACCGATCCCTGTGGTCCGCCGCAAGGGCCAACGCTGATGCCCCCAATGCCACCTGTGACTCCGGCATTACTATGCGGTGGCAGCATGCCGCTGCCAGTGTTGTCGCAGTGCTGCAACGAAACgaggcgacgacgacgatgcaATCGCTAGATTAGATGCTCAAGCACAAACCTTTTACTGGATTACCGGTTAACCGGTTActcttgtttcttttttctgttgttggtcgcaagaaaagaaaaaccaaactacaacaaaaaaacaaaaaaaacaaagaaaacacTATTGCTAAGCTACTTAGGAATCGGTTAAGCTGCCACAAACTGAGTGTTACGTGACCAGATTCAATTGCCACACACGTtcgttatatttttgtgtacaTTGCAAGCTATATCAAAACGGTTATCCGTTAATTGATGTTGGACACAAGTGACGGTGCCTCTGTACAATtgacaagtaagaaagctacagtcgagtgtgctcgactgtgagataccagctacccattttgaataaaagaaatatattttgcggtatttttcacaaaatataccgaatatactacaaacatactaaaaatataccaagtggtatatttggtatatcgatatagtaccgcattcataatataccatagacggcacaatataccagattgtcagccaaagcaactaagacccctagtaagtatgcgtttttgcccatacaaaagtatttctttaataacttcgatttttatctgatcgcaaccaaattctcaggaatcataactactatagtaattattgtatacaccaattcgcaactctagctttaaaattacgcttgttattcgatttttttgatttgcgggggcggaagtgggcgtggcaaaaatttaaaacaaacttgctctgcgtgcaaacataacacatgctgtcgaaaaaaaattatagctctatctcttatagtctctgagatctaggtgttcatacggacagacgga
It encodes the following:
- the LOC132795029 gene encoding uncharacterized protein LOC132795029 isoform X4, whose translation is MLPPHSNAGVTGGIGGISVGPCGGPQGSVDKPFLLHDGRVGLKASLDKGWYTHGEDVNVTINIRNDSRKTVRKVRICAIQHVDVCMFNNGKFKNVVADSDTISPPVDRTVPPGGTLNTTISLRPQRGPTKNWIALEDTLQRSTEPDEITGAIAASAIRSPNFVMQAAQLLAGHPLASPAMALPQMPQSAGSVGGSGNAASGAAASAATAAAAAASTAGNVGAGFVDDRNVFAIYVSYYVKVKLTLSGMGGELSLKLPFVLVHVDETQRPGYNGTTANASHTLSELRMEKLALHDVPAGRKNGKRCVNASTSTSFAGGDGPSTSAAAAAAAAAAAAASSGGIDEIEMDYIESVEDEFNICVPVPSGGASNNKRRLQRSETLAHDYEDNEEQENQLQVQVHLEQQVEEDRLQRQKKAAETGAVPKTTNV
- the LOC132795029 gene encoding uncharacterized protein LOC132795029 isoform X3; this encodes MMHHCACCCLCSAQADKTDEKFHRRASVKMGVRVIYRTDVFHHQAPEQYAAYAGQHSAGAAQSPPASATPPSSSDAHAHDAAPSSAGSGSGGGGGGCGKSKSKSERGDSFPKLRLSPKSFRFSGRFGRSKSEIEKCPNDPFHCYSKSFQEHCDNTGSGMLPPHSNAGVTGGIGGISVGPCGGPQGSVDKPFLLHDGRVGLKASLDKGWYTHGEDVNVTINIRNDSRKTVRKVRICAIQHVDVCMFNNGKFKNVVADSDTISPPVDRTVPPGGTLNTTISLRPQRGPTKNWIALEDTLQRSTEPDEITGAIAASAIRSPNFVMQAAQLLAGHPLASPAMALPQMPQSAGSVGGSGNAASGAAASAATAAAAAASTAGNVGAGFVDDRNVFAIYVSYYVKVKLTLSGMGGELSLKLPFVLVHVDETQRPGYNGTTANASHTLSELRMEKLALHDVPAGRKNGKRCVNASTSTSFAGGDGPSTSAAAAAAAAAAAAASSGGIDEIEMDYIESVEDEFNICVPVPSGGASNNKRRLQRSETLAHDYEDNEEQENQLQVQVHLEQQVEEDRLQRQKKAAETGAVPKTTNV
- the LOC132795029 gene encoding uncharacterized protein LOC132795029 isoform X2, yielding MSEHQDITPPVTEEQEGPSSSNSSSSAPIANAATAAASRQGSDAANDQERDRDRESHADRSTHKDDFGTQRVYKKTSPNCVLTLYLPTREITLTGNNPSVLRGIVFVDPKAIQGYRVYAQLTLTFRYGREDEEVMGLRFCNEAIMSLHQIWPRLEEPSRESLSPLQEALLKRLGDGAHPFTLSLTAQAPPSVQLVPAKRYYGAPIGTSYDVRCFIADKTDEKFHRRASVKMGVRVIYRTDVFHHQAPEQYAAYAGQHSAGAAQSPPASATPPSSSDAHAHDAAPSSAGSGSGGGGGGCGKSKSKSERGDSFPKLRLSPKSFRFSGRFGRSKSEIEKCPNDPFHCYSKSFQEHCDNTGSGMLPPHSNAGVTGGIGGISVGPCGGPQGSVDKPFLLHDGRVGLKASLDKGWYTHGEDVNVTINIRNDSRKTVRKVRICAIQHVDVCMFNNGKFKNVVADSDTISPPVDRTVPPGGTLNTTISLRPQRGPTKNWIALEDTLQRSTEPDEITGAIAASAIRSPNFVMQAAQLLAGHPLASPAMALPQMPQSAGSVGGSGNAASGAAASAATAAAAAASTAGNVGAGFVDDRNVFAIYVSYYVKVKLTLSGMGGELSLKLPFVLVHVDETQRPGYNGTTANASHTLSELRMEKLALHDVPAGRKNGKRCVNASTSTSFAGGDGPSTSAAAAAAAAAAAAASSGGIDEIEMDYIESVEDEFNICVPVPSGGASNNKRRLQRSETLAHDYEDNEEQENQLQVQVHLEQQVEEDRLQRQKKAAETGAVPKTTNV
- the LOC132795029 gene encoding uncharacterized protein LOC132795029 isoform X1 encodes the protein MDLLPIGVSASCKSLSTTPTSIQEREQQLADDDDASDDDDDDEDEEEEDEEEDEHVADVGDTSTLSFEGRSTNTTSGGLNTDSAALDSLYRSASFQSEELLLHLATGQLFSDDEQSFGSRSTHKDDFGTQRVYKKTSPNCVLTLYLPTREITLTGNNPSVLRGIVFVDPKAIQGYRVYAQLTLTFRYGREDEEVMGLRFCNEAIMSLHQIWPRLEEPSRESLSPLQEALLKRLGDGAHPFTLSLTAQAPPSVQLVPAKRYYGAPIGTSYDVRCFIADKTDEKFHRRASVKMGVRVIYRTDVFHHQAPEQYAAYAGQHSAGAAQSPPASATPPSSSDAHAHDAAPSSAGSGSGGGGGGCGKSKSKSERGDSFPKLRLSPKSFRFSGRFGRSKSEIEKCPNDPFHCYSKSFQEHCDNTGSGMLPPHSNAGVTGGIGGISVGPCGGPQGSVDKPFLLHDGRVGLKASLDKGWYTHGEDVNVTINIRNDSRKTVRKVRICAIQHVDVCMFNNGKFKNVVADSDTISPPVDRTVPPGGTLNTTISLRPQRGPTKNWIALEDTLQRSTEPDEITGAIAASAIRSPNFVMQAAQLLAGHPLASPAMALPQMPQSAGSVGGSGNAASGAAASAATAAAAAASTAGNVGAGFVDDRNVFAIYVSYYVKVKLTLSGMGGELSLKLPFVLVHVDETQRPGYNGTTANASHTLSELRMEKLALHDVPAGRKNGKRCVNASTSTSFAGGDGPSTSAAAAAAAAAAAAASSGGIDEIEMDYIESVEDEFNICVPVPSGGASNNKRRLQRSETLAHDYEDNEEQENQLQVQVHLEQQVEEDRLQRQKKAAETGAVPKTTNV